The following coding sequences lie in one Capsicum annuum cultivar UCD-10X-F1 chromosome 5, UCD10Xv1.1, whole genome shotgun sequence genomic window:
- the LOC124898527 gene encoding uncharacterized protein LOC124898527, which translates to MTTNIAELLNSILMDEREYPMSYIFNSIAKNFGKMFRERHAFVGSKENIFVPFAERILRDNKSASNSLYVGNPNGVLNEYTVFDNGVTAKVNLLERSCSCRKFDLVKMSCEHAMAALRAKYGDSEDYAINVVPPEAEWTVPQELVDTKISPPSYDPKLEKKKVKRTKGVGDTFKSKRRNRCSNCKKSRHKRTTCGMGIKS; encoded by the exons atgaccacaaacatcgctGAGTTGCTCAACTcaattttgatggatgaacgggagtaccccATGTcctacatattcaattcaattgctaaaaatTTTGGTAAAATGTTTAGGGAGCGGCATGCATTTGTCGGTAGTAAAGAGAACATATTTGTTCCTTTTGCGGAAAGaatcctaagggataataagagtgcgAGCAATTCCTTGTATGTGGGTAATCCAAACGGGGTTCTAAACGAGTATACGGTGTTCGACAATGGcgttactgccaaggtcaatctcttggagagaAGCTGTTCTTGTCgaaaatttgacttggtgaaaatgtcATGCGAACATGCGATGGCAGCTTTGCGAGCAAAGTATGGCGATAGCGAAgattatg CAATTAATGTGGTCCCTCCGGAGGCTGAATGGACTGTGCCACAGGAATTGGTAGACACCAAAATTTCTCCACCTTCGTACGATCCCAAACTCGAAAAGAAGAAAGTCAAACGCACTAAGGGCGTCGGTGAtacattcaagtccaaaaggaggaatagatGTTCAAATTGCAAGAAATCTAGACACAAAAGAACCACGTGTGGAATgggcatcaaatcataa